Proteins encoded by one window of Dryocola sp. LX212:
- the polB gene encoding DNA polymerase II codes for MPQVRQGFLLTRHWRDAPRGTEVEFWLATDNGPVKVCLPHQESVAFIPQSQQSEAARILAAESNYRLIPLSLKDFHQQPVCGLYCRQHRQLMRLEKILRDGGVKVYEGDIRPPERFLMERFITAPVWFSGVERNGEITEAKLKPAPDYRPPLKWVSLDIETNRHGELYCIGLEGCGQRIVYMLGPENGDASGLDFTLEYVPSRPQLIEKLNAWFEEHDPDVLIGWNVVQFDLRMLQKLAERYQIPLRLGRGKAVLEWREHGFKQGVFFAQAAGRAIVDGIEALKSAFWNFSSFSLEAVSQELLGEGKSIDNPWDRMDEINRRFAEDKPALAKYNLKDCELVTRICHKTELMPFLLERATVNGLPLDKHGGSVAAFGHLYIPRMHRAGYVAPNLGEVPPQASPGGYVMDSRPGLYDSVLVLDYKSLYPSIIRTFLIDPVGLVEGMAHPEPESSVEGFLGAHFSRTKHCLPEIVGQIWLGRDEAKRHGNKPLSQALKIIMNAFYGVLGTSACRFFDPRLASSITMRGHQIMLQTRQLIEGQGFDVIYGDTDSTFVWLKKPHSEEEAARIGKQLVEHVNSWWTQHLQETQQLSSALEIEFETHFCRFLMPTIRGTVEGSKKRYAGMIQEGDKQRMVFKGLETVRTDWTPLAQQFQQTLYLRIFRNEPYQEYIRETIASLMAGELDNQLVYRKRLRRPLSEYQKNVPPHVRAARLADEHNQRLGRPSQYQNRGTIKYVMTLSGPEPIDYQQSPLDYDHYLTRQLQPVAEGILPFLEDDFATLMTGQLGLF; via the coding sequence GTGCCGCAAGTTCGTCAGGGTTTTTTACTAACGCGTCACTGGCGGGACGCCCCGCGTGGAACAGAGGTGGAATTCTGGCTGGCAACGGATAATGGCCCGGTTAAGGTCTGCCTGCCGCACCAGGAGTCCGTCGCTTTTATCCCGCAATCGCAGCAAAGCGAAGCGGCACGAATTCTTGCAGCCGAAAGCAACTATCGGCTTATCCCTCTTTCTCTCAAAGACTTTCACCAGCAGCCCGTCTGCGGCCTTTACTGCCGCCAGCACCGCCAGCTTATGCGCCTGGAAAAGATCCTGCGCGACGGTGGCGTAAAGGTATATGAAGGCGATATTCGTCCCCCGGAGCGCTTCCTGATGGAGCGTTTTATTACCGCACCCGTCTGGTTTAGCGGCGTGGAGCGCAACGGCGAAATTACCGAAGCAAAGCTAAAGCCCGCGCCTGATTATCGTCCGCCGCTGAAATGGGTGTCTCTGGACATCGAAACTAACCGCCACGGCGAGCTGTACTGCATCGGCCTGGAAGGCTGCGGGCAGCGTATTGTCTACATGCTCGGCCCGGAAAACGGCGACGCCAGCGGACTGGACTTCACGCTCGAATACGTCCCCAGCCGCCCCCAGCTAATCGAAAAGCTCAACGCCTGGTTTGAGGAGCACGACCCAGACGTGCTCATCGGCTGGAACGTGGTGCAGTTCGACCTGCGCATGCTGCAAAAGCTGGCGGAACGCTACCAGATTCCGCTGCGGCTTGGCCGCGGGAAGGCGGTGCTGGAGTGGCGCGAGCACGGCTTCAAGCAGGGCGTTTTTTTCGCCCAGGCTGCCGGAAGGGCGATCGTTGATGGGATCGAAGCGCTGAAGTCTGCCTTCTGGAACTTCTCGTCGTTCTCGCTGGAGGCCGTTTCGCAGGAGCTGCTTGGCGAGGGAAAATCGATCGACAACCCATGGGATCGCATGGATGAAATCAACCGCCGCTTCGCCGAAGACAAGCCTGCGCTGGCTAAATACAACCTGAAGGACTGCGAGCTGGTCACGCGGATCTGTCACAAAACGGAGCTGATGCCGTTCCTGCTGGAGCGCGCCACCGTCAACGGCCTGCCGCTGGACAAGCACGGCGGCTCCGTTGCTGCCTTCGGCCACCTTTATATTCCGCGCATGCACCGTGCGGGCTACGTGGCGCCTAATCTGGGCGAGGTACCGCCCCAGGCAAGCCCCGGCGGCTACGTGATGGATTCGCGTCCCGGCCTGTACGACTCCGTGCTGGTGCTGGATTATAAAAGCCTGTATCCGTCGATTATCCGCACTTTTCTCATCGATCCGGTCGGGCTGGTTGAGGGCATGGCACACCCCGAGCCGGAAAGCTCTGTCGAAGGATTTCTTGGCGCGCACTTCTCACGCACAAAGCACTGCCTGCCGGAAATTGTCGGCCAGATCTGGCTCGGACGAGATGAAGCAAAGCGCCACGGCAACAAGCCGCTCTCCCAGGCGCTGAAGATTATCATGAACGCCTTCTATGGCGTGCTCGGCACCAGCGCCTGCCGCTTTTTCGATCCCCGGCTTGCCTCGTCGATCACCATGCGCGGGCATCAGATCATGCTGCAAACCCGGCAGCTCATTGAAGGGCAGGGTTTTGATGTGATCTACGGCGATACGGACTCCACCTTTGTATGGCTTAAAAAACCTCATTCAGAGGAGGAGGCAGCGCGCATCGGTAAGCAGCTGGTGGAGCATGTAAATAGCTGGTGGACGCAGCATCTGCAAGAGACGCAGCAGCTCAGCAGCGCGCTGGAAATCGAGTTTGAAACGCACTTCTGCCGCTTCCTGATGCCGACCATACGCGGCACCGTTGAGGGCAGCAAAAAGCGCTACGCGGGGATGATCCAGGAGGGCGATAAGCAGCGCATGGTGTTCAAAGGGCTGGAGACGGTGCGCACGGACTGGACGCCGCTGGCCCAGCAGTTTCAGCAGACGCTGTATCTGCGCATCTTCCGCAACGAGCCGTACCAGGAGTATATCCGCGAAACCATTGCCAGCCTGATGGCCGGTGAGCTGGATAACCAGCTGGTCTATCGCAAAAGGCTGCGTCGTCCGCTGAGCGAATACCAGAAGAACGTGCCGCCCCACGTGCGGGCCGCGCGCCTTGCGGACGAGCACAATCAGCGCCTGGGTCGCCCTTCCCAGTACCAGAACCGCGGCACGATAAAATACGTGATGACGCTGAGCGGACCGGAACCCATTGATTATCAGCAGTCGCCGCTGGACTACGATCACTACCTCACCCGTCAGCTGCAGCCCGTGGCGGAGGGTATTTTACCTTTCCTCGAGGATGACTTCGCTACACTGATGACAGGGCAATTAGGGCTATTTTGA
- the araD gene encoding L-ribulose-5-phosphate 4-epimerase, whose product MLEELKRQVLEANLALPRHNLVTLTWGNVSAVDRERGVLIIKPSGVDYGVMTAEDMVVVSLETGEVVEGTKKPSSDTPTHRLLYLQFPQIGGIVHTHSRHATIWAQAGQSIPATGTTHADYFYGTIPCTRKMTDEEINGDYEWQTGEVIVKTFAERGIDALQMPGVLVHSHGPFAWGKDAVDAVHNAIVLEEVAYMGIFCRQLTPDLPDMQQALLDKHYLRKHGAKAYYGQ is encoded by the coding sequence ATGTTAGAAGAATTAAAGCGCCAGGTGCTGGAAGCCAATCTGGCCCTGCCGCGGCACAACCTGGTGACCCTGACCTGGGGCAACGTCAGCGCCGTCGACCGCGAGCGCGGCGTGCTGATTATCAAACCTTCGGGCGTTGATTACGGCGTGATGACTGCGGAAGATATGGTAGTAGTGAGCCTGGAAACCGGTGAAGTGGTGGAAGGAACGAAGAAACCTTCTTCCGATACGCCAACCCATCGTCTACTCTACCTGCAGTTCCCGCAGATTGGCGGCATTGTTCACACCCACTCGCGCCACGCCACAATCTGGGCGCAGGCCGGGCAGTCCATCCCCGCCACCGGCACCACGCATGCGGACTACTTCTACGGCACCATTCCCTGCACCCGCAAAATGACCGATGAAGAGATCAACGGTGATTACGAGTGGCAGACCGGCGAAGTGATTGTCAAAACCTTCGCCGAGCGCGGCATCGACGCGCTTCAGATGCCGGGCGTGCTGGTGCATTCCCACGGCCCGTTTGCCTGGGGTAAAGATGCTGTCGATGCGGTGCATAATGCGATCGTGCTCGAAGAAGTCGCCTATATGGGGATCTTCTGCCGCCAGCTCACGCCGGATCTGCCCGATATGCAGCAGGCGCTGCTGGACAAACACTACCTGCGCAAACACGGCGCGAAGGCCTATTACGGTCAGTAA